GTGTCATTCGTGGTTATAACCCTTACCTTGAAATAAAAAAGCCGGCGACGACCTACTCTTCCACACACACAAGCCAAACTGGAGCAGGCTTTTGCCGAGTAATCGGAGGTTTTTGCAGTGAGGCTTTGCCCACTGTTTTGCACCGCAGTACATTCCGTAAACTAGGGCTTAACTTCCGTGTTCGGGAAGGGAACGAACTTATTTAATCTGTGAAGGATTAAATATGAGCCTCTATATCCATTTTTTGATGTAAGATACGCACAACTTCTACATCACCATCTTGCAGACGATAAAAAATAAGATGTTTACCTATTTTATATTTAAAGTACCCTTGCCGTATATGATTAACATTTATGCCTAACTTATAATCAATGCTTAACTGGTTAAAAGCCTCATCTAACATCTTTAAATAAAGATTACGTTGCAAAATCCTCCGATTACTCGAATTTTGCCCCAGTTATCTTGCGTGTAAGTGGCAATATTTTTTAAATCTTCATAAGCTTTTTGGGTAAGAAAGAACATTAATCTAACTCTGCTATTAACTTTTCAAGATTATAATCGGCCCTGCCGCTATTTTCACCCTCAATTAAAGCCGAGCGTAAAAGAGCTTTTCTAGCCTCTTGCTCTTCTAAATTGCGTAAAGCAGCTCTAATAACTTCGCTCACACTACCATAATGACCGCTTTTAACGAGATTATTAACAAATTCCTCAAAATGTTTGCCTAAAGTAACGCTGGTATTACTCATATTTTATACCTCATTATATTAAATAATAATATTATTAGGTATAAAAGTCAAGGCCACTAGGCAACAAAAAACCCCCACTGTCCAATGAGGGTGATAATTACAAATAAAAACCGGCGGCAACTACTCCCTTAAAGCCAGCGCTTAACTTATTTATAAAATTTAAATCAACATAGTAATAAGCCGTAATGTTTCACGCATACGCCAATTGTTTCTTATATCGGTAAAGGTAAATAAATTATTGGGTTCGGTGGGCGGTACATTATCGCCCGTAAAGGTTCTGCCATCACTATTTAAGGTGAAGGTAAGCTGAGCGCTACCTATAACACCTATAACATCCTCCATTAACGTTCCGCCTAGCATAGCGCCTATAATATCTTGGGTAATACTTACTCTTACCGTATTATTTGCATCATCAAAATAGAATTCAGCCATAAACTGTACCTCTAAGTAATCACCTTCTACAGCTCCACTAGCCGTCTGGCCACCATCATTAAAATCAAATTGGCCTAGTTGAAGATGATTTATTCTAGCCACACCACTATCTAACTTTAAGCTACCTGTGGCCAACCTAGTGATACTGCCTTCGCTCCAAAATCGGTTAGGTATAGCGGCTAAACTAAGGCCATCGTTACTGGGAACATCAAAAGCGGCCAATACAGCTGTACGCATAGCCACTGCAGCTTCTGATAACGGAGGGTCTTTATCATCTATCTCATCGGGTTTGGGTTCTGGGCTGGGATTACATGCCAGCATAAAAATAGCTAACACAAAATTAAGTAAAAACATTTTTTTAAACATAATAAACATCCTTAAAATAACTATTTGTCAATTAACAGCCTAAAGGGGAGCTATTCTTAACATTCCTATGTTAAGATGTCAATAGGCTGGCCTATTTTTTTGGAATAAATTTAGGTAAGATTAAAGAGAACATCTTCAGTATTGAAACTACACCTCTTACTTGACATTATGCCGTTATTAACATACTATAAAGGCATGGACAAATTCCATAATGATTTAACCAGACGTATCTTTGAAGGAGAACGAATAAAAGGGTTACCAGACGATTTAATGAGGCGAGCCAAAATTAAAATTTTTCATGTTTTAGCGGCCCGTGATATAAGAACCTTAGCAATTCCACCAGCAAATCGTTTAGAGAAATTATCAGGCAGCAGGGACGGGCAATGGTCTATACGGGTTAATGATAAATACCGTATTTGCTTTAATTGGTTTGATGGAAAAGCCTCAAATATAGAATTTGTAGATTATCATTAGAAAAGGAGTTCACGATGAAAGATATTATCTTAATTCATGTTGGCGATATACTTAAAGAGGAATATTTAGAGCCTATGGGAATTAGTGCCTACCGTTTAGCTAAAGAGATTGGCGTATCTACTTCCTTGATGTCGCAAATTATACGCGGTGTTACTGCTATCTCTCCCGATACCGCTTGGCGACTAGCACAATTTTTTGATACCGATGTTGAGTATTGGTTAAATTTGCAGCTTTTATGCGATATGCAACGCATTAATAATAAATATGCTCATGC
The nucleotide sequence above comes from Spirochaetaceae bacterium. Encoded proteins:
- a CDS encoding type II toxin-antitoxin system ParD family antitoxin — translated: MSNTSVTLGKHFEEFVNNLVKSGHYGSVSEVIRAALRNLEEQEARKALLRSALIEGENSGRADYNLEKLIAELD
- a CDS encoding HigA family addiction module antitoxin; protein product: MKDIILIHVGDILKEEYLEPMGISAYRLAKEIGVSTSLMSQIIRGVTAISPDTAWRLAQFFDTDVEYWLNLQLLCDMQRINNKYAHANITISSYRQFYEPVEV
- a CDS encoding type II toxin-antitoxin system RelE/ParE family toxin, producing MDKFHNDLTRRIFEGERIKGLPDDLMRRAKIKIFHVLAARDIRTLAIPPANRLEKLSGSRDGQWSIRVNDKYRICFNWFDGKASNIEFVDYH
- a CDS encoding type II toxin-antitoxin system RelE/ParE family toxin, producing the protein MQRNLYLKMLDEAFNQLSIDYKLGINVNHIRQGYFKYKIGKHLIFYRLQDGDVEVVRILHQKMDIEAHI